CAATACAACTTAATAAAAAAGGAATACTTTCTCTTGTTGCACTAATTCTTGGTATTTCTCATGTGTCTTCATTATATAAATTAAGAGGAAAATCGGTTGATGAGATCAAGGATGGTATTTCATTAATGAGTTATAATGTGCATAGCTTTAATCGCTTTTTCTGGATAACTTCAGAAACAATCCCTCAGGATATTTCAAAACTGGTGAAAGACCAAAATCCAGATGTGTTTTGCGCTCAGGAGTATTATAACAATCCAGATATCGATTTTAGTCAATATTCAAATAAGTATGAGTATTTTAATCATAATAGTCGGGAGTTGGCATTGGTGATCTTTTCAAAATACCCATTTATTAATAAAGGATCTTTAAATTTTGAGAATACGGCCAATAATGTGATTTTTGCAGATGTGGCATTTCCTAAGGATACGATTAGAATATATAATATTCATTTACAATCCCATAGAATTAGTTCTAAAACAGACGATCTGGCTAAAGCAGATTCTCAAAAATTATTAAAACGTATCGGAGTATCTTTTAAAAGGCAACAAACTCAGACAGAGCAGCTCATCGAGCATATGAAATCTTCTCCATATAGAAATATTGTGATGGGCGATTTTAATAATACTGCATATTCATATGTGTACGATAAAATTAGATCAGAAAATCTTCAGGATACTTTTAAGAAAGCAGGAAAAGGATTTGGTAAAACCTTTAAGTTCGAATTGTTTCCGGCCAGAATTGATTTTATTTTAGTCCCCGAAGAATTCGAGGTGCAAGGGTTTCAAAGTTTTGACCAAGAACTTTCAGATCATTATCCAATACTTTCAAAAATAAAGTTTTAACATAGAAATCGTAAGTACCTAATACTACAACCCATCAATACTGGTCGAGTAATTCTCCATTTCTGCTTCCCAATCTTTATAGAAAACTGCATGTTTGTTTTTCATCATTAACCTCATTTTTTCTTTTACGGCTTGTTGTATTTGCTGAGGCAATCCATAGAATTTTTGACTGATTTTGGTTAACCTTCCATCATAATCACTATTCTGATGTCTAATGGTTACTCTTCTTTTATTATGATAGATAATAATCTTTACTCTGCCATCTGTATACCCATCT
The sequence above is a segment of the Aquimarina spinulae genome. Coding sequences within it:
- a CDS encoding endonuclease/exonuclease/phosphatase family protein — translated: MRKVISKIVFLMNAMAAFALLLSYLLPYVSPKMFPLLSVLSLAVPILIVINVLFLLFWAIQLNKKGILSLVALILGISHVSSLYKLRGKSVDEIKDGISLMSYNVHSFNRFFWITSETIPQDISKLVKDQNPDVFCAQEYYNNPDIDFSQYSNKYEYFNHNSRELALVIFSKYPFINKGSLNFENTANNVIFADVAFPKDTIRIYNIHLQSHRISSKTDDLAKADSQKLLKRIGVSFKRQQTQTEQLIEHMKSSPYRNIVMGDFNNTAYSYVYDKIRSENLQDTFKKAGKGFGKTFKFELFPARIDFILVPEEFEVQGFQSFDQELSDHYPILSKIKF